The following coding sequences are from one Bufo bufo chromosome 2, aBufBuf1.1, whole genome shotgun sequence window:
- the LOC120992115 gene encoding zinc finger protein OZF-like — MEEWEYIEGHKDLYEDVRINNEKTLTSPEVCPDSSAHSIAQDTCKEHANVKQNKDHKRIKCQSNYKRNKSYSCSECDGCFSRKTSLELHKMIHTGEKPFSCLECDKSYRIKSQLIIHQRTHTDERPFSCSECDKSFTLKQRLVKHQLTHTGEKAFLCSECGKRFTQNSELLDHLRRVHTGNKPFCCSECGRSFTRKSELGKHLRTHTGEKPFSCSECDKSFTLKKILVKHQLTHTGEKPFSCAECGRCFTRKTHLDTHQLTHTGEKPFSCSECDRSYRVKSHLIVHQRTHTDERPFSCSECDKSFTLKQILVKHQLTHTGEKPFSCAECGKCFTRKTHLDTHQLTHTGEKPFSCSECGKSFNSKSNLVTHQTIHIGKPFVCTVCGKSFGQKSKLTVHQKIHTGETFSCPECGKVFRKNSTLKAHERMHTGEAFSCSECGKCFKLKSELVSHQRSHTGAKSFSCSECGKCYKRKSHVVEHQKIHTGEKPFSCSECGKCFVLKSKRNRHQKIHLQIISS, encoded by the coding sequence AGGTCTGTCCCGACAGCTCAGCTCACAGTATCGCACAAGACACATGTAAAGAGCATGCCAATGTTAAGCAGAATAAAGATCATAAAAGGATTAAATGTCAAAGCAATTACAAAAGGAATAagtcatattcatgttcagaatgtgacggATGTTTCAGCCGTAAAACAAGTCTTGAATTGCATAAGatgattcacacaggggagaagccattttcatgcttggAATGTGATAAAAGTTACAGGATTAAATCGCAACTTATTATACATCAGAGGACTCACACAGACGagaggccattttcatgttcagaatgtgataaATCTTTTACCCTCAAGCAGCGTCTTGTTAAACATCAACTAACTCACACAGGTGAGAAGgcatttttatgttcagaatgtggcaaacgTTTTACTCAGAATTCAGAACTTCTTGACCACCTGAGGAGAGTTCACACAGGAAATAAGCCATTTtgttgttcagaatgtggaagatCTTTTACCCGGAAATCAGAACTTGGGAaacatctgagaactcacacaggggagaagccattttcatgctcagaatgtgataAATCTTTTACCCTCAAGAAGATTCTTGTTAAACATCAactaactcacacaggggagaagccattttcatgtgcaGAATGTGGGAGATGTTTTACTCGGAAAACACATCTAGATACACATCAgctaactcacacaggggagaagccattttcatgctcagaatgtgataGGAGTTACAGGGTTAAATCACATCTTATTGTACATCAGAGGACTCACACAGACGagaggccattttcatgttcagaatgtgataaATCTTTTACCCTCAAGCAGATTCTTGTTAAACATCAactaactcacacaggggagaagccattttcatgtgcagaatgtgggaaatgttttactcggAAAACACATCTAGATACACATCAgctaactcacacaggggagaagccattttcatgttcagaatgtgggaaaagttttaacagtaaatcaaatcttgttacacatcagaccaTTCACATAGGGAAGCCatttgtatgtactgtatgtggaaaGAGTTTTGGCCAAAAGTCAAAGCTTACTGTACATcaaaaaattcacacaggagaaacattttcatgtccagaatgtggaaaGGTTTTTAGGAAAAATTCAACTCTTAAGGCACATGAAAGAATGCACACAGGAGaagcattttcatgttcagaatgtgggaaatgttttaagctaAAAAGTGAACTTGTTagccatcagagaagtcacacaggggcaAAATCATTTTCGTGTTCGGAATGTGGCAAGTGCTATAAACGAAAATCACACGTTGTTGAACATcaaaaaattcacacaggagagaagccattttcttgttcagaatgtgggaaatgttttgtccTGAAATCAAAACGTAATAGACATCAGAAAATTCATCTACAAATCATTTcttcttaa